CTGACCCAACGGCTCTGGCATGGCTTTCCCGATCCGCCCGAATGGGGCCTGTGGACCCGGCCGCGGGACGCGAGCGGACAACCCTGGACATCCTGGGGCCAGTTCGCCCACCTTCCGCCGGCGTGGCGCCTGCCGCCCGGCATCGACTGAGCGCGCGGGGCGACGGGCTTTACTCCTCGGGGAACGCCGGCTCGGCGCCGGCCTCCTCCAGCAGGTCCGCCACCTCCTGCGCGCCCTTCTCGATGGCCCAGGCCCAGGCGTTCCAGCCTTCTTCGTCGCGGCGATCGGCCTCGGCGCCATGCGCCAGCAGCAACGCCGCGATGGCGGCATTGCCGCGCGCCGCGGCCGCCATCAAGGGCGTGCCGCCGTCGTCGGACGCCGCATCCACCTGCGCCCCCGATTCCAGCAACAAGGCCACCAGTTCCAGGTGCTCCCAGCCCGCGGCCTGATGCAGCGCGGTCAATCCATGCCCCGCCTGGCACGCCGTGTCCGCGCCCTGCGCCAGCAGCAGCCGCGCCGCCTCGGCCGCGCCGGCGGTCGCCGCGCAGAACAGCGGCGTGGCGCCGAACGCATTGCGCGTGTCCACCGCGGCGCCAAGCGCCAGCGCCTGCGCCACGCCCGGTGCGTCGCCGGCCGTCGCGGCCTGCAGCAGTTGGTCGTCTGGTGTCGTCATGAAAACCCGTCATCGGAAAAGAGTCGAAGGCGCCCATTAGACACCGCCTGG
The window above is part of the Achromobacter deleyi genome. Proteins encoded here:
- a CDS encoding ankyrin repeat domain-containing protein yields the protein MTTPDDQLLQAATAGDAPGVAQALALGAAVDTRNAFGATPLFCAATAGAAEAARLLLAQGADTACQAGHGLTALHQAAGWEHLELVALLLESGAQVDAASDDGGTPLMAAAARGNAAIAALLLAHGAEADRRDEEGWNAWAWAIEKGAQEVADLLEEAGAEPAFPEE